One Natronolimnobius sp. AArcel1 DNA window includes the following coding sequences:
- a CDS encoding undecaprenyl diphosphate synthase family protein: MGLYEQYLSLRIQRHNGAPPDHVALVISERDLLEDGAYETLVDFFEWAFTYGSRLTVYVSVLDLDAVPALRRDLEELEGPGGRDIAVRGPDDQVPADAPIQIGIGLGGKHEFTSAVRTLAESVEAGDLEPTEIDDEHVEQHLIFPSEPDLVIKAGAERLSDFMIWQSVYSELYFTDVNWRDFRKRDFLRAVREYCNRSRRFGR, encoded by the coding sequence GTGGGTCTGTACGAACAGTATCTTTCGCTTCGAATCCAACGCCACAACGGCGCTCCCCCAGATCATGTCGCGCTCGTCATCTCCGAACGTGACCTGCTCGAGGACGGTGCCTACGAAACGCTCGTCGACTTTTTCGAGTGGGCGTTTACGTACGGGTCTCGACTAACGGTCTACGTGAGCGTGCTCGACCTCGATGCGGTGCCTGCGCTTCGGCGCGACCTCGAGGAACTCGAGGGGCCTGGTGGCCGAGATATCGCGGTCCGCGGACCGGACGATCAGGTGCCCGCGGACGCGCCGATTCAGATCGGGATCGGCCTCGGCGGCAAACACGAGTTTACGAGCGCCGTCCGGACACTCGCCGAAAGCGTCGAGGCCGGCGACCTCGAGCCGACAGAGATCGACGACGAGCACGTCGAGCAGCATCTGATCTTTCCCTCGGAGCCGGACCTAGTGATCAAAGCCGGCGCGGAGCGCCTTTCGGATTTCATGATTTGGCAGTCCGTTTACTCGGAACTGTACTTCACGGACGTCAACTGGCGGGATTTTCGCAAACGAGACTTTCTGCGAGCAGTCAGAGAGTACTGCAATCGCTCACGGCGATTCGGGCGGTAA
- the uppS gene encoding polyprenyl diphosphate synthase, whose product MKRWLRQRIDTVYERLLSHELTGAPTHIAVIQDGNRRYARQNGDEAHEGHRAGAKTTERVLEWCQEIGVEELTLYTFSTENFDRPDEQKEALFDLLCDKLHEFADADRVHDNGVCIRAIGEIEMLPDRVQDAVDYAEEQTGEYDDFVLNIALAYGGRSRLLEAARGVAREVDSNGLEPDEIDVETIEQRLYDQPVRDVDLIIRPAGEERTSNFLPWHANGNEAAVFFCTPYWPEFSKSDFLRGIRTYEHRAESWRRTRARRALALLGAVSEAELTEAQSVVNRFRDSLPTAERSELDNLEILENRDRERDADSVEGIESGSQAAD is encoded by the coding sequence ATGAAGCGGTGGCTCCGTCAGCGTATTGATACGGTCTACGAGCGGCTGCTCTCGCATGAACTTACTGGTGCGCCGACACATATTGCGGTGATTCAGGACGGCAACCGGCGGTACGCGCGCCAGAACGGCGACGAGGCCCACGAGGGCCACCGTGCTGGTGCAAAAACCACCGAACGCGTCCTCGAGTGGTGCCAGGAAATCGGCGTCGAGGAACTCACGTTGTACACGTTCTCGACGGAGAACTTCGACCGGCCGGACGAACAGAAAGAGGCGCTGTTCGACCTCCTCTGTGACAAACTCCACGAGTTCGCCGACGCCGACCGCGTCCACGACAACGGCGTCTGTATCCGTGCTATCGGCGAAATCGAGATGCTCCCCGACCGCGTTCAGGACGCTGTCGACTACGCCGAAGAACAAACCGGCGAGTACGACGACTTCGTTCTCAACATCGCACTTGCCTACGGCGGGCGCTCGCGACTGCTCGAGGCCGCTCGCGGCGTCGCTCGAGAAGTCGATTCGAACGGTCTCGAGCCGGACGAAATCGACGTCGAGACGATTGAACAGCGCCTGTACGACCAGCCTGTTCGGGACGTAGACTTGATTATTCGACCCGCCGGTGAGGAACGAACCTCGAACTTCCTGCCGTGGCACGCAAACGGTAACGAGGCCGCGGTCTTCTTCTGTACACCCTACTGGCCGGAGTTCTCGAAAAGCGACTTCTTGCGAGGCATTCGAACGTACGAACACCGCGCGGAGTCCTGGCGACGCACCCGCGCCCGACGCGCACTCGCCTTACTCGGAGCCGTCAGCGAAGCCGAACTCACCGAAGCCCAGTCGGTCGTCAACCGATTCCGCGACTCACTGCCGACAGCCGAACGCAGCGAACTCGACAACCTCGAGATACTCGAGAATCGCGACCGAGAGCGTGATGCCGACAGTGTCGAGGGAATCGAGTCAGGGAGTCAGGCCGCAGACTAA
- a CDS encoding bifunctional precorrin-2 dehydrogenase/sirohydrochlorin ferrochelatase translates to MIPLLHDFSGHTVLVVGGGAVGARKARRFAREADVIVVSPDFSDRDFGGATRIRAALQPAEIDDWLERTAPALVVAATDDEAINDALESAARARGCLVNRADQSGGRDPGSVVVPATVRDDPVVVAVATGGTAPSLSAYLREELEETISGAGEMATCLAEVRAQLDAEDVEPARRQALLRMITQSPELWTALRNGTPKPCQVIDDVLDENLSGGDST, encoded by the coding sequence ATGATTCCACTCCTCCACGATTTTTCCGGCCACACGGTGCTCGTCGTCGGCGGCGGAGCAGTCGGTGCACGAAAGGCTCGCCGATTCGCCCGCGAGGCCGACGTAATCGTCGTCAGCCCTGACTTTTCCGATCGCGATTTTGGCGGTGCAACACGCATTCGAGCCGCACTTCAACCTGCTGAGATCGACGACTGGCTCGAGCGTACCGCGCCCGCGCTGGTCGTCGCGGCGACGGACGACGAGGCGATTAACGATGCCCTCGAGTCGGCGGCTCGAGCGCGTGGGTGTCTCGTCAATCGCGCGGATCAGTCGGGCGGGCGCGATCCTGGGAGCGTGGTCGTTCCAGCGACGGTTCGTGATGACCCCGTCGTCGTCGCGGTCGCGACTGGTGGGACGGCTCCATCGCTGAGTGCATACCTTCGCGAGGAACTTGAGGAGACGATTTCGGGGGCTGGTGAAATGGCGACATGTCTAGCCGAGGTACGTGCGCAACTAGACGCGGAAGATGTCGAGCCAGCGCGGCGACAAGCGCTTCTTCGGATGATTACTCAATCCCCGGAACTTTGGACAGCTTTACGTAATGGCACACCCAAACCTTGCCAAGTGATCGACGACGTGCTTGATGAAAATCTCTCTGGGGGTGACAGCACGTGA
- a CDS encoding DUF5778 family protein → MTDVVDQDLYQRTKALLEPGEIELNGAIIHTDYSGQEDVQMMQATIDVGDIIAEQSTYDPADCYVYSGNDDPDFSSNQHQGLTLEDEEFVWECQQLLREGSFDIVIYYRATADHDAILEDIRDLGFDVTGVEG, encoded by the coding sequence ATGACCGACGTTGTCGATCAGGACCTCTACCAGCGGACCAAGGCACTGCTCGAGCCGGGCGAGATCGAACTCAACGGTGCGATCATCCATACGGACTACAGCGGGCAAGAAGACGTCCAGATGATGCAGGCGACGATTGATGTCGGCGACATCATCGCCGAGCAGTCGACGTACGACCCTGCCGACTGCTACGTCTACTCGGGCAACGACGACCCTGATTTCTCCTCGAACCAGCATCAGGGACTCACACTCGAGGACGAGGAGTTCGTCTGGGAGTGCCAGCAACTCCTGCGTGAGGGAAGTTTCGATATCGTCATCTACTATCGCGCAACCGCAGATCACGACGCAATTCTCGAGGACATTCGCGACCTCGGGTTCGATGTGACGGGTGTCGAAGGGTAG
- a CDS encoding aldehyde dehydrogenase family protein, with product MSLELSPTTDWSNLYRDGEWVDPDSGEQLTVEDPSTRESLTTVPAASEADVDAAYETAAAAQTEWAETLPTERAQVIQGVIEGLQEHREEIVDLLAHEAGGSQLMGETSVQLATDQASEAATFPRRLKGEQSASNIPGKENIVERVPKGVVTVISPWNFPLNLSMRAVAPAIAAGNAVVLKPASNTPISGGLLLAKLFEAAGLPDGVLNVVTGRGSEIGDRVAGHPESDVVAFTGSTPVGRQVAATAGENLAIAAMELGGNNAHIVTDDADIGQAVDAAVFGSFVHQGQVCISINRHLVHEAVYDEYVEKLTERAESLPAGSAHDEDTVVGPIIDDSQRDEMLEYVDETISQGATLETGGETVPVEGVDDSLVVAPTVISDATNDMAAACNEHFGPIAPVIPFSDIDEAVTLHNAVEYGLSGSVHAGDVGTGKQIADRLETGMVHVNDQPINDEAHVPFSGTGASGMGGYNTMEILREVTETKWISLQHDEREYPI from the coding sequence ATGTCACTCGAGCTTTCTCCCACGACTGACTGGAGCAATTTGTACCGCGACGGCGAGTGGGTTGACCCCGACAGCGGCGAGCAACTCACGGTTGAGGATCCGTCGACGCGCGAGTCACTGACGACGGTTCCAGCAGCCAGCGAGGCGGATGTCGATGCCGCCTACGAGACTGCTGCTGCGGCCCAGACTGAGTGGGCCGAGACACTGCCGACAGAACGAGCGCAGGTCATTCAGGGCGTTATCGAGGGACTGCAAGAGCACCGCGAGGAAATTGTCGACCTGCTGGCGCACGAGGCGGGCGGCTCCCAGCTTATGGGCGAAACGTCAGTACAGCTCGCGACGGATCAGGCGAGCGAGGCCGCAACGTTTCCCCGGCGGCTGAAAGGCGAGCAGTCCGCCTCGAACATCCCCGGCAAGGAAAATATCGTCGAGCGGGTTCCCAAGGGCGTCGTTACGGTCATCTCGCCGTGGAACTTCCCGCTGAATCTGTCGATGCGCGCGGTCGCTCCTGCAATCGCCGCCGGCAACGCAGTCGTGCTCAAACCGGCGTCAAACACGCCAATTTCGGGCGGACTGCTCCTCGCGAAGCTGTTCGAGGCGGCTGGGCTACCGGATGGCGTGCTCAACGTCGTCACCGGCCGCGGCTCCGAGATTGGCGACCGCGTGGCGGGTCATCCCGAGAGCGACGTCGTCGCCTTCACTGGCTCGACACCCGTGGGTCGGCAGGTCGCAGCGACTGCGGGCGAGAACCTCGCCATCGCCGCCATGGAACTGGGCGGCAACAACGCCCACATCGTGACCGACGATGCCGATATCGGGCAGGCCGTCGATGCCGCCGTCTTCGGGAGCTTCGTCCATCAGGGACAGGTTTGTATCTCGATCAACCGCCATCTCGTCCACGAAGCGGTGTACGACGAGTACGTCGAGAAGTTGACCGAGCGCGCCGAATCGCTCCCCGCCGGCAGCGCCCACGACGAAGACACCGTCGTCGGCCCAATTATCGACGACTCCCAGCGCGACGAGATGCTCGAGTACGTCGACGAGACGATTTCGCAGGGTGCAACGCTCGAGACCGGCGGCGAGACGGTCCCTGTCGAGGGAGTTGACGATTCGCTGGTTGTCGCACCGACGGTGATTTCGGATGCGACGAACGACATGGCCGCGGCGTGCAACGAGCACTTCGGCCCCATCGCGCCCGTGATTCCGTTCTCGGATATCGACGAGGCGGTTACACTCCACAACGCCGTCGAGTACGGCCTCTCGGGGTCGGTCCACGCGGGCGATGTCGGCACCGGCAAGCAGATCGCCGACCGCCTCGAGACGGGAATGGTCCACGTCAACGATCAGCCGATCAACGACGAAGCCCACGTCCCCTTCAGCGGCACTGGTGCGTCGGGCATGGGCGGCTACAACACCATGGAGATCCTCCGAGAGGTCACCGAGACGAAGTGGATCTCGCTCCAACATGACGAACGGGAATACCCGATCTGA
- a CDS encoding DUF92 domain-containing protein, translated as MTAPVRRAGVFAALCTLALVVPLFGTPVAVAVAAVVLLGAGVISDGPVFDLLAYPGDYEDGRLYGLLTFVLAAVLLGVIAETSSMSTAVFVGTVFLVGYGDLGEQLARQQTDHDVARVTIFCLSALTAAVAGQAATVAITDGTGALESVLPTLVFLAASGALLAALLRDILMLYDDPVVMLFVGLLLWLLAELEPALGAVEITIALAITAAFGYVAYALETASIAGMLTGVLLCLLTIILGGYGWFAVLVSFFAIGGLSTKFRYDRKEDLGVAEENNGARGIGNVLGNAAVAIAAVLGYAASSATVFPIDLEPTLFLFAFAGSVATAMSDTLSSEIGSIFESPRLITTLEPVDPGTDGGVTWQGEVAGLAGAAIVALISYGLFPEVELIGAAIIVAAGFVGMTVDSLLGATLEGTLLGNQGVNFLATLSGALACALLVLSFAVLG; from the coding sequence GTGACAGCACCCGTTCGACGAGCAGGCGTCTTTGCGGCGCTGTGTACGCTTGCTCTCGTCGTTCCGCTCTTTGGCACGCCGGTCGCGGTGGCGGTCGCCGCGGTCGTCTTACTCGGGGCTGGCGTCATCTCCGACGGCCCCGTGTTCGATCTCCTCGCCTATCCGGGCGATTACGAGGACGGTCGCCTCTACGGCCTCCTGACGTTCGTCCTCGCCGCTGTCTTACTCGGCGTGATTGCCGAAACCTCGTCAATGTCGACCGCCGTCTTCGTCGGCACTGTCTTTCTCGTTGGCTACGGCGACCTCGGTGAGCAACTCGCCCGCCAGCAAACCGACCACGACGTCGCTCGCGTGACCATCTTCTGTCTCAGCGCCCTCACCGCGGCCGTCGCCGGGCAGGCTGCAACCGTCGCGATCACCGACGGGACCGGCGCACTCGAGTCGGTGCTGCCGACGCTCGTCTTCCTCGCAGCCAGCGGCGCGTTACTCGCCGCCTTGCTCCGCGATATTCTCATGCTGTATGACGACCCAGTCGTCATGCTCTTTGTCGGCCTGCTGTTGTGGCTGCTTGCCGAACTCGAGCCAGCACTCGGGGCCGTCGAAATCACGATTGCACTGGCGATTACGGCTGCCTTTGGCTATGTGGCCTACGCGCTCGAGACGGCCTCGATTGCGGGGATGCTCACGGGCGTCTTGTTGTGCTTGCTGACGATCATCCTTGGCGGCTACGGCTGGTTCGCCGTCCTCGTCTCGTTTTTCGCAATCGGCGGCCTCTCGACGAAGTTCCGCTATGATCGCAAGGAGGATCTGGGCGTCGCCGAGGAAAACAACGGCGCACGCGGGATCGGGAACGTCCTCGGAAACGCAGCCGTCGCCATCGCAGCCGTCCTCGGCTATGCTGCCAGTTCTGCAACGGTTTTCCCCATCGACCTCGAGCCAACGCTCTTTCTGTTCGCATTTGCCGGCTCCGTCGCAACGGCGATGAGCGATACGCTCTCGAGCGAGATTGGGAGTATCTTCGAGTCGCCGCGGCTGATCACCACGCTCGAGCCGGTCGACCCCGGCACTGACGGCGGCGTCACCTGGCAGGGAGAGGTCGCCGGACTCGCCGGTGCAGCAATCGTCGCACTGATTTCGTACGGCCTGTTCCCAGAAGTCGAACTCATCGGCGCGGCGATTATCGTCGCCGCCGGCTTCGTCGGCATGACGGTCGATAGCCTCCTTGGGGCGACGCTCGAGGGAACGCTCCTCGGAAATCAGGGCGTAAACTTCCTTGCGACGCTGTCGGGCGCACTCGCCTGTGCACTGCTGGTCCTTTCGTTTGCCGTCCTCGGGTAA
- the hemA gene encoding glutamyl-tRNA reductase, whose amino-acid sequence MPSGVIAGARVTYASGSVDELATVSPDSQQTAVAQLRTVPDIDEAYVLSTCNRVEVYVVSPDAALGRAALEEFFGAAVDDAVVYTDHDESLHHLLRVATGLESVVLGEDQIIGQVRTAYEDAREADGIGTMLEAAITKAIHVGERARTETEINEGIVSLGSAATTLAARDLDLEGASALVVGAGEMGQLAGRSLADAGVESVFVANRTVDHAEHLADELAAEETTAEALPLESLSTVTPTADVVVTATGSTDPVLKTADFEDDDTTQIVVDLGQPRDVAPAVDSLSSVTVHDLDDLESITDETREQRADAACEVEQMIDYELDVLADQYKRARADEVIAAMYESAERLKQRELETAFSKLEANGDDLSPGQREIVQSMADALVSQLLAPPTKSLRDAAAEDDWSTINTALQLFDPDFQDDAIQSSLFTEDRSSVGVGTADDD is encoded by the coding sequence ATGCCATCAGGCGTCATCGCTGGCGCACGCGTTACCTACGCGAGTGGGTCGGTTGACGAACTCGCTACGGTAAGTCCCGACAGCCAGCAGACTGCCGTTGCACAGCTTCGAACCGTTCCCGATATCGACGAGGCATACGTCCTCTCGACGTGCAACCGGGTTGAGGTGTACGTCGTCAGCCCTGACGCCGCTCTCGGTCGGGCCGCACTCGAGGAATTCTTCGGCGCTGCCGTCGACGACGCAGTCGTCTATACGGACCACGACGAGAGCCTTCACCACTTGCTGCGGGTTGCGACCGGCCTCGAGTCGGTCGTTCTCGGTGAGGACCAGATTATCGGACAGGTCCGCACTGCCTACGAGGATGCTCGCGAGGCCGATGGGATCGGCACGATGCTCGAGGCGGCCATCACGAAGGCAATTCATGTCGGTGAACGCGCGCGTACGGAAACCGAAATTAATGAGGGCATCGTCTCGCTCGGCTCTGCCGCGACGACGCTCGCCGCTCGAGATCTCGATCTTGAGGGGGCGAGTGCACTCGTTGTCGGCGCTGGCGAAATGGGCCAACTTGCCGGGCGGAGCCTCGCCGATGCCGGCGTCGAGTCGGTTTTTGTCGCCAATCGAACCGTCGACCATGCCGAACATCTCGCGGATGAACTCGCCGCTGAGGAGACAACGGCTGAGGCGTTGCCGCTCGAGTCGCTGTCGACAGTCACGCCAACTGCCGATGTCGTCGTCACGGCGACTGGCAGTACCGACCCCGTGCTGAAGACAGCTGATTTCGAGGACGACGACACCACACAGATCGTTGTCGATCTCGGCCAGCCTCGAGATGTCGCACCGGCCGTCGACTCGCTGTCATCCGTGACGGTACACGATCTCGATGACCTTGAGTCGATTACCGACGAAACTCGCGAACAGCGCGCCGATGCAGCATGCGAGGTCGAGCAAATGATCGACTACGAACTCGACGTGCTCGCCGACCAGTACAAGCGCGCCCGTGCGGACGAGGTTATCGCCGCGATGTACGAATCCGCTGAACGGCTGAAACAACGCGAACTCGAGACCGCGTTCTCGAAACTCGAGGCAAACGGCGACGACCTTTCGCCGGGCCAGCGCGAGATTGTCCAGTCGATGGCCGACGCGCTTGTCAGCCAATTGCTTGCGCCGCCGACTAAGAGTCTGCGGGATGCCGCCGCCGAGGACGACTGGAGTACGATCAACACAGCGTTGCAACTGTTCGATCCCGACTTTCAGGACGATGCGATTCAGTCGTCGCTGTTTACCGAGGACCGCTCGAGTGTCGGAGTCGGCACTGCAGACGACGATTAG